The DNA sequence CCGGAAGCTGACGGTCTGGCCCAATGCTCAACGTTTCCCGCGCGCAGACTTACAATGAAGCCATGCGGGCCGGCGTAGGTGTCTTCCTCGTCAGGACGGTTGGTCTCTTCCTGGCGGCGGTGCTCGCGGCCGCTCCGGCTCCGGTCTTTGCCCAGCCCACGCCGCGCGTGGTCGCGGTGGCCGACTTCTGGGACGCCAGCACCGGCGGGTTTCACATCGGAGCGGAGCGCCTGAGCGAACGTTTGGCCCGGGAACTGGCCAGCCGTTCGCCGGCCATCCAAGTCGTCCCGAGTTCTGAAGTGCGCACCGCCATGCGCGCCCGTGGGTATCGCCCCGCCGACCTGTACTCGCCGGCGCGGGCGAGCGAGTTGGCGCAGACCGTGGGTGCGCACTGGATCGTGACCGGGCGCTGGACGCACCTGGACATTCAGGAGATCGAGGTGCGCGCGTCTGAGTCTGCGATCCCCCCACCCCCGCGGCGCGTGATCGGACAGGCGGTGCTGGAGATCCGTGTGCTCGATGCGTCGTCGCGTCGCGTGCTCCTGGAGGAGACGTTCTGGGCGGCGTCGGATGGGTGGCACGGGCTGGACGCCCTCTGGGATGCCGCTGAGCGGGTCCTGGCGCTTGCGGCCGACCGCATCGCGCGCATGTAGCCTGACACCCACCAAGTCGGGTCGAAGGCGATCGTTTGACAGCCCCCGCGGGCGGTTCCTATAATCAGCGAAGCGCCCTCCGGGGCGTTCTTCTGCGTTGGGACGTTTTCGGGGGAGCTGCGCGATGGCCCGGGTCAGCGACTTGCTCAGACGGCAGGACAGACCGGCAGCGAGGGTTGCCCCTCGCCGCGGGCCTTCGGTGGCCGAACGGATCGGCCGGTATTTCCGGGAGATCCGTGCCGAACTGAACCGGGTGACCTGGCCGACCCGCCAGGAGCTGATCGCGTCCACGTTGGTCGTGATCGTCGTGGTCACGATCATGGCGCTGTACCTCGGCGCGTGGGACGCTGTCTTCACCTGGCTGTTCCAGAGAGTGCTCGTCCGCTAGGAGAGATCCGTGCACGAGGAACCGCGTACCGAACCGACCGGTGACGCCGAGACCGCAGCCGAGGCGGCCGTCGCCACGGCGG is a window from the Armatimonadota bacterium genome containing:
- the secE gene encoding preprotein translocase subunit SecE, translating into MARVSDLLRRQDRPAARVAPRRGPSVAERIGRYFREIRAELNRVTWPTRQELIASTLVVIVVVTIMALYLGAWDAVFTWLFQRVLVR